The Bacillus vallismortis genome window below encodes:
- a CDS encoding thioredoxin domain-containing protein — protein sequence MPNKSKPNKLIAEKSPYLLQHAHNPVDWFPWGEEAFEKAKHENKPVLVSIGYSTCHWCHVMAHESFEDEEIARLLNERFVAIKVDREERPDVDSVYMRICQLMTGQGGWPLNVFITPDQKPFYAGTYFPKTSKFNRPGFVDVLEHLSETFANDREHVEDIAENAAKHLQNKTAAKSGEALSESAIHRTFQQLANGFDTIYGGFGQAPKFPMPHMLMYLLRYHHNTGQENALYNVTKTLDSMANGGIYDHIGYGFARYSTDDEWLVPHFEKMLYDNALLLTAYTEAYQVTQNSRYQEICEQIITFIQREMTHEDGSFFSALDADTEGEEGKYYVWSKEEILKTLGDDLGTLYGRVYDITEKGNFESKNIPNLIHTKREQIKVEFGLTEEELSLKLEDARRQLLKTREDRTYPHVDDKVLTSWNALMIAGLAKAAKVFQEPKYLRLAEDAITFIENQLIIDGRVMVRYRDGEVKNKGFIDDYAFLLWAYLDLYEASFDLSYLEKAKKLTDDMIGLFWDEEHGGFYFTGHDAEALIVREKEVYDGAVPSGNSVAAVQLLRLGQATGDLSLIEKAETMFSVFKPDIDAYPSGHAFFMQSVLKHVTPKKEIVIFGSADDPDRKQLITALQKAFKPNDSILVAEHPDQCKDIAPFAADYRIIDSKTTVYICENFACQQPTTNIEEAIQTLISSRD from the coding sequence ATGCCAAACAAAAGTAAACCCAATAAATTAATCGCTGAGAAGTCTCCATATTTACTCCAACACGCCCACAACCCTGTGGACTGGTTCCCTTGGGGAGAAGAAGCCTTCGAAAAAGCAAAACACGAAAACAAGCCGGTACTTGTCAGCATCGGTTATTCGACTTGTCATTGGTGCCATGTGATGGCTCACGAAAGCTTCGAGGACGAGGAAATTGCGCGTCTCCTCAATGAACGGTTTGTGGCGATTAAAGTGGACCGGGAAGAGCGTCCGGATGTGGATTCTGTTTATATGAGAATCTGTCAGCTGATGACCGGGCAGGGCGGCTGGCCGTTGAATGTGTTTATCACGCCTGACCAGAAGCCGTTTTACGCGGGTACATATTTTCCAAAGACGAGCAAATTCAATCGTCCCGGTTTTGTTGATGTGCTTGAGCATCTGTCTGAGACATTTGCGAACGATCGCGAACATGTCGAGGATATTGCGGAGAACGCCGCTAAACATTTGCAGAACAAAACAGCTGCAAAATCAGGTGAAGCCCTTAGCGAGTCAGCGATTCACCGGACATTCCAGCAGCTTGCCAACGGGTTTGATACGATCTACGGGGGTTTCGGGCAGGCGCCGAAATTTCCGATGCCCCATATGCTGATGTATTTGCTTCGTTATCATCACAATACGGGGCAGGAAAATGCTTTATACAACGTGACGAAAACGCTGGACAGCATGGCGAATGGCGGCATTTACGATCATATCGGCTATGGATTTGCCCGCTACTCGACCGATGACGAATGGCTCGTTCCCCATTTTGAAAAAATGCTATATGATAATGCGTTGCTGCTGACGGCTTATACAGAAGCTTATCAAGTTACGCAAAACAGCCGGTATCAAGAGATTTGCGAACAAATCATCACCTTCATTCAGCGGGAAATGACTCATGAAGACGGAAGCTTTTTCTCCGCTTTAGACGCGGACACAGAAGGAGAAGAAGGAAAGTACTACGTGTGGTCAAAGGAAGAGATTCTGAAAACGCTCGGAGACGATCTCGGAACGCTGTATGGCCGAGTGTATGATATCACTGAAAAAGGGAATTTTGAAAGCAAAAATATTCCGAACCTCATTCACACAAAGCGGGAACAAATCAAGGTTGAATTCGGTTTAACCGAGGAAGAGCTCAGCCTCAAGCTTGAGGACGCAAGACGACAGCTCTTGAAGACACGCGAAGATAGAACATATCCGCATGTCGATGATAAGGTGCTGACCTCTTGGAACGCGCTGATGATCGCGGGCCTTGCCAAAGCGGCAAAGGTATTCCAAGAACCAAAATATCTCAGATTAGCGGAAGACGCCATCACATTTATTGAAAACCAATTAATCATTGACGGCCGTGTAATGGTTCGGTATCGAGACGGCGAAGTGAAAAACAAAGGCTTCATCGACGATTACGCTTTTCTCCTATGGGCTTATCTGGATCTCTATGAAGCCTCGTTTGATCTTTCTTATTTAGAAAAAGCGAAGAAACTGACAGACGATATGATCGGCTTATTTTGGGATGAGGAGCATGGCGGGTTCTACTTCACCGGACACGATGCAGAAGCCTTAATCGTCCGAGAAAAAGAAGTATATGACGGCGCCGTGCCTTCCGGAAACAGCGTGGCAGCCGTTCAGCTGCTGCGCCTCGGACAGGCCACAGGCGACTTATCATTGATTGAAAAAGCGGAAACGATGTTTTCTGTGTTCAAGCCGGATATCGACGCGTATCCGAGCGGCCATGCTTTCTTTATGCAAAGTGTGTTAAAGCATGTGACGCCTAAAAAAGAAATCGTTATTTTTGGCAGCGCAGACGATCCAGACAGAAAACAATTGATAACCGCGCTTCAAAAAGCCTTTAAGCCAAACGACTCCATTCTGGTGGCAGAACATCCTGATCAATGCAAAGACATAGCACCATTCGCAGCAGACTACCGCATCATAGACAGCAAAACAACCGTGTATATTTGCGAAAACTTCGCCTGCCAGCAGCCGACAACAAATATCGAAGAAGCCATCCAAACATTAATAAGCAGCAGGGATTAA
- a CDS encoding CPBP family intramembrane glutamic endopeptidase produces the protein MNSFIRPLEGNNTLWRYFFAFLVIVGLYVFGNIAYLFAILFTVIVNPDITFDLDEAVLSDPLVDLYLAHVIYLFAIPGVWLAVRFILKRPFRSVITPNAKINWRRISFGFIAYFLLMIAVQLIDFAIHPDSYSMQDVDPSRFIWLVAAALILVPFQTSAEELFFRGFLLQAFGRVTRNPLILTLIVGGLFGVLHFANPEMNNGAVWAGIEYLTFGFVWTYYTIKTGSIEISLGAHAANNMFLCMFITEKNSVYGGIPSLFTVTRGNPMWEALFTIAVNLVFAGIALWYHKKSQSKQQGS, from the coding sequence ATGAATTCATTTATCCGTCCATTAGAAGGAAACAATACATTATGGAGATATTTTTTCGCCTTTTTGGTGATCGTAGGTTTATATGTATTCGGGAATATTGCTTACCTTTTCGCTATACTGTTTACGGTTATTGTGAATCCAGATATCACGTTTGATTTGGATGAAGCTGTGCTGAGTGATCCACTGGTCGATCTTTATTTGGCTCATGTCATTTATTTATTTGCGATTCCGGGAGTATGGCTGGCTGTGCGCTTTATTCTGAAACGGCCGTTTCGATCGGTCATTACGCCAAACGCTAAGATCAATTGGCGGAGAATTTCCTTTGGCTTTATTGCTTATTTCTTGCTGATGATCGCCGTACAATTGATTGACTTTGCGATTCATCCTGACAGCTATTCAATGCAAGATGTTGATCCTTCACGGTTTATCTGGCTGGTGGCGGCGGCTCTCATTTTGGTTCCGTTTCAAACGTCAGCTGAGGAACTGTTTTTCAGAGGATTTTTGCTTCAAGCTTTCGGGAGAGTGACGAGAAATCCTCTTATCTTGACATTGATTGTCGGAGGCTTGTTTGGCGTACTGCATTTTGCGAATCCAGAAATGAACAATGGCGCTGTCTGGGCAGGAATTGAGTATTTAACTTTTGGTTTTGTGTGGACCTATTACACGATTAAAACAGGCAGTATTGAAATATCACTTGGCGCCCATGCCGCGAATAATATGTTTTTGTGTATGTTTATCACAGAAAAAAACAGTGTGTATGGGGGAATTCCTTCGTTATTTACGGTTACGCGGGGAAACCCGATGTGGGAGGCTTTATTTACGATAGCGGTCAATCTTGTTTTTGCGGGAATCGCGTTATGGTACCATAAGAAATCACAAAGTAAGCAGCAAGGGTCTTAA
- a CDS encoding MFS transporter: MNTIFKQKNTHPFSNAANRLDRLPISRVHFQVLTALGIVYFFDLADLFTLSNVAPALIEHWGIPLSTIANITAASFLGMFLGASLGGRLSDRIGRKKALHLFVFVFSIASLCNALAWDIPSLMTFRFLTGFGVAAAMVITNSYLAEFFPSSVRGKYISFCAMIGLVGVPITNIVSAFVIPLGSWGWRLVFVWGAVGLIYFFFIRRLEESPRWHENRGEYAKADAILNRIEAQVEQEKGQLPAPAQPKANSAVQQHAGYAGLLKGRNLKITIVLSAVWIFETFGFYGFASWVPSLLKSNGISMENTLWYNVLHSVGAPLGALLGSLISETFQRKWILAASAFLTAIAGLLYGMTFIPIMIIVFGFIVNITERVFTSNLYAYTSEPYPTEYRSSGSGLAYGLGRFSNIFGSLLVGFIAVQLGYVSVFLFIGGCWLACSLLLICFGPKTNAKQI; encoded by the coding sequence ATGAATACGATCTTCAAACAGAAGAACACACATCCTTTCTCCAACGCAGCGAATCGTTTAGACCGCCTTCCGATTTCTCGCGTTCACTTCCAAGTATTAACCGCTCTCGGCATTGTTTATTTTTTTGACCTTGCAGATTTATTTACCCTCAGCAATGTAGCACCGGCACTGATCGAGCATTGGGGCATCCCGCTTTCAACCATTGCCAATATAACGGCAGCTTCATTTTTAGGCATGTTTTTAGGCGCATCGCTGGGGGGAAGGCTGTCCGATCGAATCGGCCGCAAAAAAGCCTTACATCTATTTGTGTTTGTTTTCTCCATCGCATCGCTATGCAATGCCTTGGCATGGGATATCCCGTCTTTAATGACATTCCGTTTTCTCACCGGATTTGGTGTCGCAGCAGCCATGGTGATTACCAATAGCTATTTGGCGGAATTTTTTCCTTCCAGTGTCCGCGGGAAATATATTTCTTTCTGCGCCATGATTGGATTGGTCGGCGTCCCGATCACCAATATTGTGTCTGCCTTTGTCATTCCGCTCGGTTCATGGGGATGGAGGCTTGTATTTGTATGGGGTGCCGTCGGCCTTATTTATTTTTTCTTCATCCGCCGTCTGGAAGAGTCACCTCGCTGGCATGAAAATCGCGGTGAATATGCGAAAGCTGATGCGATCCTCAATCGAATTGAGGCGCAGGTTGAACAAGAGAAAGGCCAGCTTCCGGCACCGGCTCAGCCTAAAGCAAACAGTGCCGTTCAGCAGCATGCCGGTTACGCAGGGCTATTGAAAGGAAGAAACCTCAAAATCACCATCGTTTTATCTGCTGTATGGATTTTTGAAACGTTTGGGTTTTACGGATTTGCGTCATGGGTTCCAAGCCTCTTAAAAAGCAACGGCATCTCCATGGAAAATACATTGTGGTATAACGTACTGCACTCCGTCGGCGCTCCGCTTGGCGCACTGCTCGGTTCGTTGATTTCTGAAACATTTCAAAGAAAATGGATTTTAGCCGCCAGCGCCTTTTTGACAGCCATCGCCGGCCTCTTATATGGCATGACTTTTATTCCGATCATGATCATTGTGTTTGGTTTTATCGTGAATATCACGGAACGGGTTTTCACCTCGAACTTATACGCCTATACGTCCGAACCTTATCCGACTGAATATCGCTCGTCTGGCAGCGGTTTAGCCTATGGCCTCGGCCGCTTTTCAAACATTTTCGGCTCATTGCTCGTCGGATTTATCGCCGTTCAGCTCGGCTATGTCAGCGTCTTTTTATTTATCGGCGGCTGCTGGCTCGCATGCTCCTTACTGTTAATCTGCTTCGGTCCTAAAACGAATGCGAAACAGATTTGA
- a CDS encoding sugar O-acetyltransferase has product MLRTEKEKMAAGELYNPEDQQLLLERKRARQLSRQYNETPEDDAVRTELLKELLGSLGDQVTILPTFRCDYGYHIHIGDHTFVNFDCVILDVCEVRIGRHCLIAPGVHIYTAGHPLDPIERKSGQEFGKPVTIGDHVWIGGRTVINPGVTIGDNAVIASGAVVTKDVPANTVVGGNPARMLKEL; this is encoded by the coding sequence ATGCTGAGGACAGAAAAAGAAAAAATGGCAGCCGGAGAACTATATAATCCGGAAGATCAACAACTACTACTTGAACGCAAACGTGCGAGACAGCTGAGTAGACAATATAACGAAACACCAGAAGATGATGCAGTGCGGACGGAGCTTTTGAAGGAGCTGCTCGGCTCGCTTGGTGATCAAGTCACGATTTTGCCGACATTTCGCTGTGATTATGGCTATCACATTCATATTGGAGATCATACATTTGTTAATTTTGACTGTGTTATTTTAGATGTGTGTGAGGTGCGTATCGGACGTCACTGTTTGATTGCGCCAGGGGTACATATCTATACGGCTGGTCATCCGCTTGATCCGATTGAAAGAAAGTCCGGCCAGGAGTTCGGTAAGCCTGTGACCATTGGAGATCATGTTTGGATCGGAGGCCGGACGGTAATTAACCCGGGAGTGACGATTGGTGATAACGCGGTGATCGCATCGGGGGCTGTTGTGACTAAGGATGTACCTGCTAATACTGTTGTAGGCGGAAACCCCGCGAGGATGTTGAAGGAATTGTAA
- a CDS encoding VOC family protein, whose translation MRIEHTAIWVNDLERMKSFYETYFNGKANDLYHNEKKDFKSYFMTFDSGARLEIMKKGNVTDPPSQTMTGWAHIAFSVGSRKKVDELTDQLKKDGFAVVNGPRTTGDSYYESVIEDDEGNLIEIII comes from the coding sequence ATGCGGATTGAACATACAGCGATCTGGGTCAATGATTTAGAGCGAATGAAATCCTTTTATGAAACGTATTTTAATGGCAAAGCGAATGATTTGTATCATAATGAGAAAAAGGATTTTAAGTCTTATTTTATGACATTTGATTCCGGAGCAAGGCTGGAAATCATGAAAAAAGGAAATGTGACTGATCCGCCTTCACAAACAATGACAGGCTGGGCGCACATTGCTTTTTCCGTTGGAAGCCGGAAGAAGGTTGATGAACTGACCGATCAATTGAAGAAGGATGGTTTTGCCGTAGTAAACGGCCCGAGGACAACAGGAGACAGCTACTATGAAAGTGTGATTGAAGATGATGAAGGAAATTTGATTGAGATTATAATCTGA
- a CDS encoding LacI family DNA-binding transcriptional regulator has product MANIKEIARLANVSVSTVSRVLNHYPYVSEEKRKLVHQVIKELDYIPNRTAIDLIRGKTHTIGVILPYSDHPCFDKIVNGITKAAFQHEYATTLLPTNYNPAIEIKYLELLRTKKIDGLIITSRANDWDSIIAYQEYGPIIACEDTGEIDVPCAYNDRKAAYAESFRYLKSRGHENIAFTCVRDAGRSPSTADKAAAYKAVCGRLEDRHILSGCNDMNDGERAAQHFYTSGQVPTAIYANSDEVAAGIHVFAQKNKWDVEIIGEGNSSISRVLGFPSLDLNLEQLGIAAFSLFLRDEPIDIKIQHQFEKKA; this is encoded by the coding sequence ATGGCAAACATAAAAGAGATTGCAAGATTGGCAAATGTATCTGTTTCGACCGTTTCACGTGTATTGAATCATTATCCGTATGTGTCTGAAGAAAAGAGGAAACTTGTTCATCAAGTCATAAAGGAATTAGATTACATACCAAATCGAACCGCAATCGATTTGATTCGCGGGAAAACCCATACTATCGGTGTGATTCTGCCTTATAGCGATCATCCCTGCTTTGATAAAATCGTAAACGGGATCACCAAGGCGGCATTTCAGCATGAGTATGCAACGACCCTTCTCCCCACCAATTATAACCCCGCTATTGAAATCAAATATCTAGAACTGTTAAGAACGAAGAAAATAGATGGTCTCATCATAACATCCCGCGCCAATGACTGGGACAGCATTATCGCTTATCAGGAGTATGGGCCGATCATTGCATGTGAGGATACCGGAGAGATTGATGTCCCATGTGCTTACAATGACAGAAAAGCTGCGTATGCAGAGAGCTTTCGCTATCTAAAGAGCCGGGGACATGAGAATATCGCTTTTACGTGCGTCAGAGATGCCGGCAGGAGCCCGAGCACGGCTGATAAAGCTGCGGCCTATAAAGCTGTCTGCGGGAGGCTGGAAGACCGTCATATACTGTCAGGATGCAACGATATGAATGACGGTGAGCGGGCTGCACAGCACTTTTATACGAGCGGGCAGGTACCGACTGCTATTTACGCAAATAGTGATGAAGTGGCAGCTGGAATCCATGTATTTGCCCAAAAGAATAAATGGGATGTTGAAATCATTGGCGAGGGGAATTCTTCTATCAGCCGAGTTCTTGGCTTTCCGTCGCTAGATTTGAATCTTGAGCAGCTCGGCATCGCAGCATTCTCTCTATTCTTGCGGGATGAACCGATTGATATCAAAATTCAGCATCAATTCGAGAAAAAAGCTTGA
- the xth gene encoding exodeoxyribonuclease III, whose protein sequence is MKLISWNVNGLRAVMRKMDFLSYLKEEDADIICLQETKIQDGQVDLQPEGYHVYWNYAVKKGYSGTAVFSKKEPLRVMYGIGKEEHDQEGRVITLEFENMFVMTVYTPNSKRGLERIDYRMQWEDALLSYILELDKKKPVILCGDLNVAHQEIDLKNPKANRNNAGFSDQERGAFTRFLEAGFIDSFRHVYPNLEGAYSWWSYRAGARERNIGWRLDYFVVSERLKGQIGDACISADVMGSDHCPVELMINI, encoded by the coding sequence ATGAAGCTGATTTCTTGGAATGTAAACGGCCTGCGGGCTGTTATGAGAAAGATGGATTTCCTCTCTTACCTGAAAGAAGAGGATGCAGATATTATATGTCTTCAGGAAACAAAGATACAGGACGGCCAGGTCGATCTTCAGCCTGAAGGCTATCATGTGTATTGGAATTACGCAGTGAAAAAAGGATATTCCGGCACGGCTGTTTTTTCAAAAAAAGAGCCGCTGCGGGTTATGTACGGTATCGGAAAGGAAGAGCATGATCAAGAAGGCAGAGTGATTACGCTGGAATTTGAAAACATGTTTGTGATGACCGTTTACACGCCCAATTCTAAAAGGGGTTTGGAGCGGATCGATTACCGAATGCAATGGGAAGACGCTTTATTATCTTATATTCTTGAATTGGATAAGAAAAAACCGGTCATTTTATGCGGCGATTTGAACGTAGCTCATCAGGAGATCGATTTGAAAAATCCAAAAGCGAATCGGAATAACGCTGGATTTTCTGATCAAGAAAGAGGGGCATTCACTCGTTTCTTAGAAGCTGGATTTATTGACTCATTCCGTCATGTCTATCCTAATCTTGAAGGCGCTTATTCCTGGTGGTCGTATCGCGCCGGCGCCCGGGAAAGAAATATCGGATGGCGTCTCGATTATTTTGTTGTTTCCGAAAGGCTGAAGGGACAGATTGGGGATGCCTGCATATCAGCGGACGTCATGGGTTCCGACCATTGTCCTGTTGAACTTATGATCAATATATGA
- the rpsR gene encoding 30S ribosomal protein S18, with translation MAGGRRGGRAKRRKVCYFTSNGITHIDYKDVDLLRKFVSERGKILPRRVTGTNAKYQRKLTAAIKRARQMALLPYVTGE, from the coding sequence ATGGCAGGAGGACGCAGAGGCGGTCGTGCGAAACGCCGTAAAGTGTGTTATTTCACTTCTAACGGTATCACGCACATCGACTACAAAGATGTAGATCTTCTTAGAAAGTTTGTTTCTGAGCGCGGTAAAATTTTACCACGTCGTGTAACTGGAACAAACGCTAAATACCAACGTAAATTGACTGCAGCGATCAAACGCGCTCGTCAAATGGCTTTACTTCCATACGTAACTGGTGAGTAA
- the ssbA gene encoding single-stranded DNA-binding protein SsbA — protein MLNRVVLVGRLTKDPELRYTPNGAAVATFTLAVNRTFTNQSGEREADFINCVTWRRQAENVANFLKKGSLAGVDGRLQTRNYENQQGQRVFVTEVQAESVQFLEPKSGGGSGSGGYNEGNSGGGQYFGGGQNDNPFGGNQNNNQRRNQGNSFNDDPFANDGKPIDISDDDLPF, from the coding sequence ATGCTTAACCGAGTTGTATTAGTCGGAAGACTGACAAAAGACCCAGAGCTTCGTTATACGCCAAACGGTGCGGCTGTTGCCACGTTTACTCTTGCTGTGAATCGTACGTTTACGAACCAGTCCGGAGAACGTGAAGCCGATTTCATTAATTGTGTCACTTGGAGAAGACAAGCTGAAAACGTTGCAAACTTCCTGAAAAAAGGAAGCCTTGCAGGCGTAGATGGCCGTTTACAAACAAGAAACTATGAAAACCAGCAAGGACAGCGTGTCTTCGTGACCGAAGTTCAAGCTGAAAGTGTTCAGTTTCTTGAGCCTAAAAGCGGCGGCGGTTCTGGTTCAGGTGGATACAACGAAGGAAACAGCGGCGGAGGCCAGTACTTTGGCGGAGGCCAAAATGATAATCCATTCGGGGGAAATCAGAACAACAACCAGAGACGCAATCAGGGAAACAGCTTTAATGATGACCCGTTTGCCAACGACGGCAAACCGATTGACATCTCGGATGATGATCTTCCATTCTAA
- the rpsF gene encoding 30S ribosomal protein S6 — MRKYEVMYIIRPNIDDESKKAVIERFNNVLTSNGAEITGTKDWGKRRLAYEINDFRDGFYQILNVQADAAAVQEFDRLAKISDDIIRHIVVKEEE, encoded by the coding sequence ATGAGAAAGTACGAAGTTATGTACATTATCCGCCCAAACATTGACGATGAGTCTAAAAAAGCAGTTATCGAGCGTTTCAACAACGTTCTGACTTCTAACGGTGCGGAGATCACTGGAACAAAGGATTGGGGTAAACGTCGTCTTGCTTACGAAATCAACGATTTCCGCGACGGTTTCTACCAAATCTTAAACGTTCAAGCTGATGCTGCGGCAGTTCAAGAATTTGACCGTCTAGCTAAGATCAGTGACGATATCATTCGCCACATTGTTGTTAAAGAAGAAGAATAA
- the ychF gene encoding redox-regulated ATPase YchF, whose protein sequence is MALTAGIVGLPNVGKSTLFNAITQAGAESANYPFCTIDPNVGIVEVPDDRLQKLTELVKPKKTVPTAFEFTDIAGIVKGASKGEGLGNKFLSHIRQVDAICHVVRAFSDDNITHVSGKVDPIDDIETINLELILADMETVEKRITRVSKLAKQKDKDAVFEFEILSKLKEAFENEKPARSVEFTEEQQKLAKQLHLLTSKPILYVANVSEEEVADPSGNENVAKIREYAAGENAEVIVVCAKIESEIAELEGEEKQMFLEELGIEESGLDQLIKASYSLLGLATYFTAGEQEVRAWTFKRGMKAPECAGVIHSDFERGFIRAETVAYEDLLAGGGMAGAKEAGKVRLEGKEYVVQDGDVIHFRFNV, encoded by the coding sequence ATGGCTTTAACAGCTGGAATTGTCGGTTTGCCGAACGTTGGGAAATCAACATTATTTAACGCAATTACACAGGCCGGTGCCGAATCAGCCAACTACCCGTTCTGTACGATTGATCCGAATGTGGGAATTGTAGAAGTACCGGATGATCGTCTGCAAAAGCTGACTGAGCTGGTCAAACCGAAGAAGACTGTGCCGACTGCTTTTGAATTCACTGATATTGCAGGGATCGTAAAAGGCGCGTCTAAAGGAGAAGGACTCGGTAACAAATTTCTTTCTCATATTCGGCAGGTTGACGCGATTTGCCACGTTGTCCGTGCTTTTTCTGATGACAACATTACACACGTTTCCGGAAAAGTTGATCCGATTGATGATATTGAAACAATCAACCTTGAGCTGATCCTTGCTGACATGGAAACGGTTGAAAAGCGGATTACACGCGTCAGCAAACTTGCAAAGCAAAAAGATAAAGACGCTGTATTCGAGTTTGAGATTCTGTCTAAACTGAAAGAAGCGTTTGAGAATGAAAAACCCGCTCGTTCTGTTGAGTTTACTGAAGAGCAGCAAAAGCTTGCAAAGCAGCTTCATTTATTGACTTCGAAGCCTATCTTGTATGTGGCGAACGTGAGTGAAGAAGAAGTGGCTGACCCGTCTGGCAATGAAAATGTAGCGAAGATTCGTGAGTACGCTGCCGGCGAAAACGCGGAAGTTATCGTTGTCTGTGCGAAAATTGAATCTGAAATCGCTGAGCTTGAAGGCGAAGAAAAGCAAATGTTCCTTGAAGAGCTTGGCATTGAAGAATCAGGTCTTGATCAGCTGATTAAGGCGTCATACTCTCTGCTTGGCCTTGCAACATATTTCACAGCCGGGGAACAGGAAGTCAGAGCTTGGACATTCAAAAGAGGCATGAAAGCCCCTGAGTGTGCAGGCGTTATTCATAGTGACTTTGAGCGAGGCTTCATTCGTGCTGAAACTGTTGCTTATGAGGATCTTCTTGCGGGCGGCGGCATGGCAGGAGCCAAAGAAGCAGGAAAAGTCCGTCTCGAAGGGAAAGAATATGTGGTCCAAGACGGGGATGTTATTCATTTCCGATTTAATGTATAG